A window of the Cystobacter fuscus genome harbors these coding sequences:
- a CDS encoding ketopantoate reductase family protein has protein sequence MRFAIVGSGAVGGYFGAKLVQAGHEITFLARGEHLEALRQRGLEIRGPAGDVRVPVRAESDPARVGPVDVVMLAVKTYDIAGALPTVKTLLAGGDKAVVLTLQNGVDSPDEVASAVGREAVLGGSAYISVAITAPGVLTQTGMHHRITFGEFFGDTPRISPRVSALRDTLAGAGIHTDAVPDARVSLWDKLVFLAPFAGLTGATRLPIGLLRTCPPALDTYTAAASEIIRVAASEGVTVARNPESLVQELQGLPPQMRASLLVDLEQGKRLEVEALMGSVVRRGRAAGVPTPVMATLYGLLAPQASGRPR, from the coding sequence ATGCGATTCGCCATCGTGGGTTCCGGGGCCGTCGGCGGTTATTTCGGCGCGAAGCTGGTCCAGGCGGGCCATGAGATCACCTTCCTCGCGAGGGGTGAGCACCTGGAGGCGCTGAGACAGAGGGGGCTGGAGATCCGCGGCCCGGCCGGAGACGTGCGCGTCCCGGTGCGCGCGGAGTCGGACCCGGCGCGGGTGGGCCCGGTGGACGTGGTGATGTTGGCGGTGAAGACCTACGACATCGCCGGGGCCCTCCCCACGGTGAAGACGCTGCTGGCGGGCGGGGACAAGGCGGTGGTGCTCACCCTGCAGAACGGCGTGGACAGTCCCGACGAGGTGGCCTCCGCCGTGGGTCGGGAGGCGGTGCTCGGCGGCTCGGCCTACATCTCCGTGGCCATCACCGCGCCCGGAGTCCTCACCCAGACCGGGATGCACCATCGCATCACGTTCGGTGAGTTCTTCGGGGACACCCCGCGCATCTCCCCGCGCGTGAGCGCCCTGCGCGACACGCTCGCCGGTGCTGGCATCCACACGGACGCGGTGCCGGACGCGCGCGTGTCGCTCTGGGACAAGCTCGTCTTCCTGGCGCCCTTCGCCGGACTCACCGGCGCCACCCGCCTGCCCATCGGCCTGCTGCGGACGTGTCCGCCCGCGCTCGACACCTATACGGCGGCGGCGTCGGAGATCATCCGGGTTGCCGCCTCCGAGGGGGTGACCGTTGCCCGGAATCCCGAGTCACTCGTCCAGGAGTTGCAGGGCCTGCCTCCGCAGATGCGCGCTTCGCTGCTGGTGGACCTGGAGCAGGGCAAGCGGTTGGAGGTCGAGGCCCTGATGGGCTCGGTGGTGCGCCGGGGCCGGGCGGCCGGAGTGCCCACGCCGGTGATGGCCACCCTGTACGGACTGCTCGCGCCCCAAGCGAGTGGACGTCCACGATAG
- a CDS encoding aldo/keto reductase: MTTTHRIDSLAQYHLLGRSGLRVSPLCLGTMTFGTEWGWGSPKETAHRILARYLEAGGNFLDTADGYTGGTSEQLIGEYFAQQGGRDGAVIATKFTVNTSPGDPNAGGNGRKNIYRALEGSLRRLKTDYVDLYWLHAWDGLTPVEEVLHTLTDLVREGKVRYIGLSDVPAWYFARAQTLAEREGLERIAALQLEYSLVERNIEREHIPAALALGAAITPWSPLASGLLSGKYTREGVGAKGEGRLPSISTSGNPGFLKLFTERNWDIVDALGDVARQLDRPPAQVALAWVTRRPGVASTIIGATRLEQLETNLRALDVEIPAPLAERLEAASRPELVHPYHFFEEAFFTGGMFTGGTTVRSEPTWFRPGPGRR, from the coding sequence ATGACGACGACCCATCGAATCGACTCGCTGGCGCAGTACCACCTGCTGGGCCGCAGCGGCCTGCGCGTGAGCCCGCTGTGCCTGGGCACCATGACCTTCGGCACCGAGTGGGGCTGGGGCAGCCCGAAGGAAACCGCCCACCGCATCCTGGCGCGCTACCTGGAGGCGGGCGGTAACTTCCTGGACACGGCGGACGGCTACACGGGCGGGACCAGCGAGCAGCTCATCGGCGAGTACTTCGCGCAACAAGGCGGGCGGGACGGCGCGGTCATCGCGACGAAGTTCACCGTCAACACCTCGCCGGGGGACCCCAACGCGGGTGGCAATGGCCGCAAGAACATCTACCGCGCGCTGGAGGGCTCGCTGCGGCGGCTGAAGACGGACTACGTGGACCTCTACTGGCTGCATGCGTGGGACGGCCTCACGCCCGTGGAGGAGGTGCTGCACACGCTCACCGACCTCGTGCGCGAGGGCAAGGTCCGCTACATCGGTCTGTCCGACGTGCCGGCCTGGTACTTCGCTCGCGCGCAGACGCTCGCGGAGCGCGAGGGCCTGGAGCGCATCGCGGCGCTGCAACTGGAGTATTCGCTCGTCGAGCGCAACATCGAGCGCGAGCACATCCCAGCGGCACTGGCGCTCGGAGCGGCCATCACTCCCTGGAGCCCCCTGGCGTCGGGGCTGCTGTCGGGCAAGTACACGCGCGAGGGCGTAGGGGCGAAGGGGGAGGGCCGGCTCCCCTCCATCTCCACTTCCGGCAACCCGGGGTTCCTCAAGCTCTTCACCGAGCGCAACTGGGACATCGTCGACGCGCTCGGGGACGTGGCCCGCCAACTGGATCGGCCTCCGGCACAGGTGGCTCTCGCGTGGGTGACGCGCCGGCCCGGCGTGGCGTCCACCATCATTGGCGCGACGCGGCTGGAGCAGCTCGAGACCAACCTGCGCGCGCTCGACGTGGAGATTCCGGCCCCGCTCGCCGAGCGCCTGGAGGCCGCCAGCCGCCCCGAGCTTGTCCACCCGTACCACTTCTTCGAGGAGGCCTTCTTCACCGGCGGCATGTTCACGGGAGGCACGACGGTCCGGTCCGAGCCCACGTGGTTCCGGCCGGGCCCGGGTCGCCGGTAG
- a CDS encoding LysR family transcriptional regulator, with the protein MALTPLNALAVFVTVARRRSFTQAAKELGVSSSAVSQAVRQLEEKLGQALLARTTRSVSLTEAGRRLMEDAAPGLQSALAALEHLSADTTQLTGSLRLSVPAFSLPLVVEPVLAKFLEVHPHVHVDVSVQDGFVNIVEEGFDAGIRLSEAVERDMVQVRLTPAFRFLVVGAPSYLERHGTPRRPKDLADHACLGYRSPSTGLPYHWEFEQGRRELSVPVKGPLASDHAPLLLSMAAAGLGLAYVAESQAAPWLRTGALRPVLEEWAPTVPGLFLYFPNRTRASRPLRAFLDMARDILPRR; encoded by the coding sequence ATGGCCCTCACGCCCCTCAATGCCCTGGCCGTGTTCGTCACCGTTGCCCGGCGTCGCAGCTTCACCCAGGCCGCGAAGGAACTCGGGGTCTCCTCCTCCGCGGTGAGTCAGGCCGTCCGCCAGTTGGAGGAGAAACTGGGACAAGCGCTGCTCGCCCGTACCACGCGCAGCGTGTCGCTCACCGAGGCCGGACGCCGGCTCATGGAAGACGCCGCGCCGGGTCTCCAGTCCGCACTGGCGGCGCTCGAGCACCTGTCCGCCGACACCACGCAGCTCACGGGCTCGCTTCGCCTGTCGGTGCCCGCGTTCTCGCTGCCGCTCGTGGTCGAGCCCGTGTTGGCGAAATTCCTCGAGGTCCATCCGCACGTCCACGTCGACGTGTCCGTGCAGGACGGGTTCGTCAACATCGTCGAGGAAGGCTTCGACGCGGGTATCCGTCTGTCGGAAGCGGTGGAGCGTGACATGGTCCAGGTGCGCCTCACGCCCGCCTTCCGGTTCCTCGTCGTGGGGGCCCCTTCGTACCTCGAGCGGCACGGGACTCCGCGGCGGCCGAAGGACCTGGCCGACCACGCCTGCCTCGGCTACCGCTCGCCCTCGACAGGGCTGCCGTATCACTGGGAATTCGAGCAGGGTCGGCGGGAGCTCAGCGTGCCAGTGAAGGGGCCGCTCGCCTCGGATCACGCGCCGCTGCTGCTGAGCATGGCCGCCGCGGGCCTGGGCCTCGCCTACGTGGCCGAGAGCCAGGCCGCCCCCTGGCTGCGCACCGGTGCGCTGAGGCCCGTGCTGGAAGAGTGGGCGCCCACCGTGCCGGGACTCTTCCTGTACTTCCCCAACCGGACGCGCGCCTCCCGCCCGCTGCGCGCGTTCCTCGACATGGCGCGAGACATCCTCCCTCGCCGCTGA